A genome region from Bacteroides stercoris ATCC 43183 includes the following:
- a CDS encoding glycosyltransferase, translating into MKVLYSHHGMKGKNGWGRTFYMAQGLADLGHDVTLLTINPKCSFFKINTIIYQGVKIKVLPDFFPAKMKSSGFAIWSTLFGLIYSMFHKFEICIADCGHRFTSLPCKLNRFIYHSVYISEWWDFFGKGGYIKKKSRLFRLTYGRLECYNELNDKRKADAIVVLSTFMKDRAVENGIDSEKIFIVPGGSIVKDVKPLYPSYSSVEKRKINIAYIGINNHEIDLIAPFIEALKCENVKNSYRLILYGNTISNEKWNQLGLSEIAEYRGWLDYSKDVSTLKDIDVFLQLLDDNNVSKAGWPNKLGDYLAFGKPVILSPYGDIIDFVKNEKGFFIVEYNKYSILKILQEIKDIPYSDLKTMGYANRQLAEKISWKNRAKNIEYICNKIRFNNETVKN; encoded by the coding sequence ATGAAAGTTCTTTATTCTCATCATGGCATGAAAGGAAAAAATGGATGGGGACGAACCTTTTATATGGCACAAGGATTAGCAGATTTAGGACATGATGTGACCTTATTAACAATCAATCCTAAATGTTCATTCTTTAAGATAAATACTATTATCTATCAAGGTGTTAAAATAAAAGTACTACCAGACTTTTTTCCTGCCAAAATGAAATCCTCAGGTTTTGCTATTTGGAGTACTTTATTTGGATTGATATACTCGATGTTCCATAAATTTGAAATATGTATAGCAGATTGTGGACATAGATTTACTTCCTTACCTTGTAAATTAAATAGATTTATTTATCATTCTGTTTATATTTCTGAGTGGTGGGATTTCTTTGGTAAAGGAGGTTATATTAAAAAGAAAAGTAGATTGTTTAGGTTAACATACGGTAGACTGGAATGCTATAATGAACTCAACGATAAAAGAAAAGCTGATGCTATAGTCGTATTATCTACTTTTATGAAAGATAGGGCTGTTGAAAATGGAATTGACTCAGAAAAAATTTTTATTGTTCCTGGTGGGTCTATAGTGAAAGATGTAAAGCCGTTATATCCATCCTATTCATCTGTTGAAAAACGAAAAATAAATATAGCATACATTGGCATTAATAATCACGAAATTGATTTGATAGCTCCGTTTATAGAAGCATTGAAATGTGAAAATGTTAAAAACAGTTACAGGTTGATTCTATATGGGAATACTATCTCAAACGAAAAGTGGAATCAATTAGGATTGTCTGAAATTGCTGAATATAGAGGATGGTTAGATTATTCTAAAGATGTTTCTACCTTAAAAGATATAGATGTGTTTTTGCAATTATTAGATGACAACAATGTTTCTAAAGCTGGATGGCCTAATAAATTAGGTGATTATTTAGCATTTGGGAAGCCCGTTATATTGTCACCTTATGGTGATATAATTGATTTTGTAAAAAATGAAAAAGGTTTTTTTATAGTAGAATACAATAAATACTCGATATTAAAAATTTTACAAGAAATTAAAGATATACCTTATAGCGATTTAAAGACCATGGGGTACGCTAATAGGCAATTAGCGGAAAAAATCTCATGGAAAAATAGAGCAAAAAATATAGAATATATATGCAATAAAATTAGA
- the wecB gene encoding non-hydrolyzing UDP-N-acetylglucosamine 2-epimerase, giving the protein MELKTDYSDIKFAENGKLKLLIIVGTRPEIIRLAAVISKCRIYFDTILAHTGQNYDYNLNGIFFKDLKLKEPEVYMDAVGDDLGSTMGNIISASYKLMSQVKPDAVLVLGDTNSCLSVIGAKRLHIPIFHMEAGNRCKDENLPEETNRRIVDIISDVNLAYSEHARRYLAECGLPKERTYVTGSPMAEVLHNNLEEIEASDIHNRLGLEKGKYILLSAHREENIDSEKNFTSLFRAINAMAEKYDMPVLYSCHPRSRKRLAANGFQLDKRVIQHEPLGFHDYNCLQMNAFAVVSDSGTLPEESSFFTSVGHSFPAICIRTSTERPEALDKACFILAGIDEKSLLQAVDTAVEMNKNQDNGIPVPNYVDENVSTKTVKLIQSYTGVVNKMIWRK; this is encoded by the coding sequence ATGGAATTAAAAACTGACTATTCAGATATAAAATTTGCGGAAAACGGCAAGTTGAAACTTTTGATAATTGTAGGAACAAGACCTGAAATTATCCGCCTTGCAGCCGTTATCAGTAAGTGCCGCATCTATTTCGACACAATCCTTGCTCATACAGGCCAGAACTATGACTATAACTTGAACGGCATCTTTTTCAAAGACCTGAAGTTGAAAGAACCAGAAGTGTATATGGATGCCGTTGGCGATGACCTCGGTTCAACAATGGGAAATATCATAAGTGCTTCCTATAAACTCATGTCGCAGGTAAAGCCCGATGCTGTACTTGTTCTTGGCGATACAAACTCATGCCTGTCAGTTATCGGAGCAAAGCGTCTGCACATACCTATCTTCCACATGGAAGCAGGTAATAGATGCAAGGATGAGAACCTTCCGGAAGAGACAAACCGCCGTATCGTCGATATCATCAGTGACGTCAACCTTGCCTATAGCGAGCATGCTCGCCGCTATCTTGCAGAATGCGGATTGCCGAAGGAGAGGACATACGTTACCGGTTCACCAATGGCGGAAGTCCTTCATAATAATCTTGAAGAGATTGAGGCAAGCGACATTCATAACCGTCTCGGCCTTGAAAAGGGCAAATATATCCTTCTTAGCGCCCACCGTGAGGAGAATATCGACTCAGAAAAGAACTTCACTTCATTGTTCCGGGCAATCAATGCGATGGCAGAGAAGTACGATATGCCGGTGCTTTATAGTTGCCACCCAAGAAGCCGCAAACGCCTTGCCGCAAACGGATTCCAATTAGACAAAAGAGTAATTCAGCACGAGCCTCTCGGATTTCATGATTATAACTGTCTCCAGATGAACGCATTTGCCGTTGTCAGCGACAGTGGAACATTGCCAGAGGAGAGTTCATTCTTCACATCAGTAGGCCATTCGTTCCCGGCAATCTGCATCCGCACGAGCACAGAGCGTCCGGAAGCCCTCGACAAGGCATGCTTCATATTGGCAGGCATTGACGAAAAATCATTGCTTCAGGCGGTTGATACAGCCGTAGAGATGAACAAGAATCAAGATAACGGCATTCCAGTGCCAAACTATGTTGATGAGAACGTATCAACAAAGACCGTTAAACTCATCCAAAGTTACACCGGCGTTGTCAATAAAATGATATGGAGAAAATAA
- a CDS encoding WbuC family cupin fold metalloprotein has protein sequence MLVIDKELLDGVTAQAKASPRLRMNYNLHDSLEAKAQRLMNAMEPGTDLPIHRHTHTAETYFVLRGRINVLFYGEDGQLEESRELDPLKGCYGVQIPIGQWHTIEVLESGTVIFEVKDGPYTPLTPKNTMTK, from the coding sequence ATGTTGGTTATCGACAAAGAATTGCTTGACGGGGTAACGGCACAGGCAAAGGCGAGTCCCCGTTTGCGGATGAACTACAATCTGCATGACAGTCTTGAGGCAAAGGCGCAGAGACTGATGAACGCTATGGAACCCGGAACCGATTTGCCGATTCACCGCCATACCCATACTGCAGAAACGTATTTCGTTCTACGCGGTAGAATCAACGTGCTGTTTTACGGTGAAGATGGTCAGTTGGAAGAAAGCCGTGAACTTGACCCCTTGAAAGGATGTTACGGCGTTCAGATTCCTATCGGTCAATGGCATACGATTGAGGTCCTTGAAAGCGGAACGGTAATCTTTGAAGTTAAGGATGGACCGTACACACCACTTACTCCTAAAAATACAATGACAAAATAA
- a CDS encoding capsular polysaccharide biosynthesis protein CapF — MKILVTGAKGFVGRNLVSQLYNIRDGKARNYGIDSEDLAVYEYDIDSDPADLEEYCKNADFVFNLAGVNRPKDNSEFLKGNFGFASVLLDTLKKYGNTCPVMISSSIQAVLDNPYGESKRAGEQLMFEYSAETGAKVLVYRFPNVFGKWCRPNYNSAIATFCNNIANDLPISVNDPSIVMNLVYIDDVVDEMIAALNGNEHCNENFCEVPVTHTRTLGEIVEIIRSFKDMPANLGVADMGDGLAKKLYSTYLTYLPKERFAYPLKMNVDERGSFTEFIRTADRGQVAVNISKPGITKGEHWHHTKVEKFVVVSGHGLIQMRKVDSDEVVNFEVSGDKIEVVETIPGYTHNIVNLSETENLVTLIWCNECFDPNRPDTYFDKVVK; from the coding sequence ATGAAAATATTAGTTACCGGAGCCAAGGGCTTTGTCGGTCGAAATCTTGTTTCGCAACTTTACAATATCCGCGATGGCAAAGCTCGCAATTACGGCATTGACAGTGAGGACTTGGCCGTTTATGAATATGATATTGACAGTGACCCTGCCGACCTTGAGGAATATTGCAAGAATGCAGACTTTGTTTTCAATCTTGCCGGTGTTAACCGCCCGAAGGACAATTCTGAGTTTCTGAAGGGCAATTTCGGCTTTGCGTCGGTGCTTCTTGACACTTTGAAGAAGTATGGAAACACTTGCCCTGTTATGATTTCATCATCTATTCAGGCGGTTCTTGACAATCCTTACGGTGAGTCGAAGCGTGCTGGCGAGCAGTTGATGTTTGAATATTCGGCGGAAACTGGAGCGAAAGTGCTTGTCTACCGCTTCCCGAACGTTTTCGGAAAGTGGTGTCGTCCAAACTATAATAGTGCCATTGCAACTTTCTGCAACAATATAGCGAATGATCTTCCTATTAGCGTCAATGACCCGAGCATTGTTATGAATCTTGTTTATATAGACGACGTTGTTGATGAGATGATAGCGGCACTTAACGGCAACGAGCATTGCAATGAAAACTTCTGTGAAGTTCCAGTCACTCATACCCGCACACTTGGCGAGATTGTTGAGATTATCCGCTCGTTTAAGGATATGCCAGCAAATCTCGGCGTTGCAGATATGGGCGACGGTTTGGCTAAGAAACTCTATTCAACATACCTTACTTATCTGCCGAAGGAGCGTTTTGCGTATCCTTTGAAAATGAACGTCGACGAGCGCGGCAGTTTTACTGAATTTATCAGGACAGCCGATCGTGGTCAGGTTGCGGTGAATATATCCAAACCGGGTATTACCAAAGGTGAGCACTGGCACCATACAAAGGTGGAGAAATTCGTTGTAGTCAGCGGTCACGGCCTTATTCAGATGCGTAAGGTCGATTCAGACGAGGTCGTCAATTTTGAGGTTTCCGGCGATAAAATCGAGGTTGTTGAGACTATCCCGGGATACACTCATAACATTGTAAACCTTTCAGAAACAGAGAATCTTGTAACTCTGATTTGGTGTAACGAGTGCTTTGACCCGAACCGCCCAGATACTTATTTCGATAAAGTAGTAAAATAG
- a CDS encoding polysaccharide biosynthesis protein, with product MSVFKDKVLLITGGTGSFGNAVLRRFLDSDIKEIRIFSRDEKKQDDMRHRLQNSKVKFYIGNVRNKTSVDIAMRGVDYVFAAAALKQVPSCEFFPMEATRTNVLGTGNVLLSAIEHGVKNVVVLSTDKAAYPINAMGISKALMEKVAIAKGRELGEGAATTICCTRYGNVMASRGSVIPLWVEQMIEGNPITITDPNMTRFMMTLDDAVDLVIYAFTHGHNGDLFVQKAPAATLETLATALKEIYSKVDPKYGDTEVRVIGTRHGEKLYETLVTREEMAKAIDMGNYYRIPCDNRDLNYDKFFSEGDEVVSRIEDYHSHNTQRLDVEGMKKQLMRLRFIQEDLGLIEKAKAREIRSE from the coding sequence ATGTCAGTATTCAAAGACAAAGTCCTGTTAATTACAGGCGGTACGGGTTCCTTTGGGAATGCTGTGCTACGTCGTTTTCTTGACAGCGACATCAAGGAAATCAGAATTTTCAGTCGTGATGAGAAGAAGCAGGACGATATGCGTCACCGCTTGCAGAATTCTAAGGTGAAGTTCTATATCGGTAATGTCCGCAACAAGACTTCTGTAGATATTGCTATGCGTGGTGTTGACTACGTTTTTGCCGCCGCCGCTCTCAAGCAGGTGCCGAGTTGTGAGTTTTTCCCTATGGAGGCTACTCGCACTAATGTTCTCGGTACTGGAAACGTTCTTCTTTCTGCTATCGAGCATGGGGTAAAAAATGTTGTGGTCCTTTCTACTGATAAGGCAGCTTATCCTATCAATGCTATGGGTATCAGCAAAGCACTTATGGAGAAGGTTGCGATTGCTAAGGGTCGTGAACTTGGCGAGGGTGCGGCTACTACCATTTGTTGTACTCGTTATGGTAACGTTATGGCAAGCCGCGGTTCTGTTATCCCTTTGTGGGTTGAGCAGATGATAGAGGGTAATCCTATTACTATCACTGATCCGAATATGACCCGCTTTATGATGACTCTTGATGATGCTGTTGACTTGGTTATATACGCGTTTACCCATGGTCATAATGGTGATCTTTTTGTCCAAAAGGCTCCTGCCGCTACTTTGGAGACTCTTGCTACCGCACTGAAGGAAATATATTCTAAGGTTGATCCGAAATATGGAGATACTGAGGTTCGCGTTATTGGTACTCGCCACGGTGAGAAACTTTATGAGACTCTTGTCACTCGCGAGGAGATGGCTAAGGCTATTGATATGGGCAATTATTACCGTATTCCTTGTGATAACCGTGACTTAAATTATGACAAGTTCTTCTCTGAGGGTGATGAGGTGGTTTCTCGTATTGAGGATTATCATAGCCACAATACTCAGCGCCTTGATGTTGAGGGTATGAAGAAGCAGTTGATGCGTCTGCGCTTTATTCAGGAGGATTTGGGCTTGATTGAGAAGGCAAAGGCGCGCGAAATCCGTTCCGAATAG
- a CDS encoding glycosyltransferase, translated as MNIGIICKYPIPYGMAATTRIFSYSKGLLECGDKVDVWSIAPNNFNANNNNEGVFNCISYFYSFRSKRFSNKLFHAYEMIYSLFILGVKLHKRDKIRRYDVFIISSDSLICLLYMRVLNILFKRKLIFIFDEYPTPIRGKLKNKIPFWKEVIYRVILSKYSGYISMTENLLKYYKKITDNPGIIISSITDVNRFHNIIKKPINKTKKLIYMGNMELSKDNVDNILYALSILLRDNYDVHLYLFGKPNLKDKSILERIIEQEGLANNTSFRFAQYNDVPKILSEADILVSSQPVTVRADGGFPTKLGEYLMSGTPVLSTNVGETSKYFKDGEHMYFAKPESPLDYANKLKYIIDNYEKALAVAKKGKMLIEQSYSHISAGEKMHKFLKSL; from the coding sequence ATGAATATTGGCATTATTTGTAAATACCCTATTCCGTATGGAATGGCAGCCACAACACGTATCTTCTCATATTCTAAGGGCTTATTAGAATGTGGTGATAAAGTTGATGTATGGTCAATTGCACCTAATAATTTTAACGCGAATAATAATAATGAAGGCGTTTTTAATTGTATATCATATTTTTATTCATTCAGAAGCAAACGATTTAGTAATAAGCTATTCCATGCATATGAAATGATTTATTCTCTTTTTATCTTAGGTGTAAAATTACATAAAAGAGATAAAATTAGAAGATATGACGTGTTTATTATAAGCTCAGATAGTCTCATTTGCCTGCTGTATATGAGGGTATTAAATATATTATTTAAGAGAAAACTTATTTTTATTTTTGATGAGTATCCAACACCTATTAGAGGTAAATTAAAGAATAAAATACCATTTTGGAAAGAAGTGATTTATCGTGTTATTTTAAGTAAATATTCAGGATATATTTCCATGACCGAAAATTTATTGAAATATTATAAAAAAATCACAGACAATCCAGGTATTATAATTTCATCCATTACCGATGTCAATCGATTCCATAATATAATAAAAAAGCCTATAAATAAAACTAAGAAATTAATTTATATGGGAAATATGGAATTATCAAAAGATAATGTAGACAATATTTTGTACGCTTTATCTATCTTGCTAAGAGATAATTATGATGTTCATTTGTATCTTTTTGGAAAACCAAATTTAAAAGATAAATCTATATTGGAAAGGATTATTGAGCAAGAGGGATTAGCAAACAACACAAGTTTTAGATTTGCTCAATATAATGATGTTCCAAAGATTCTATCAGAAGCAGACATTTTAGTTTCCTCCCAACCTGTGACTGTTCGTGCAGACGGAGGATTCCCAACTAAATTGGGAGAATATTTAATGTCGGGTACTCCTGTATTATCAACCAATGTTGGAGAAACATCAAAATACTTTAAGGATGGCGAACATATGTATTTTGCAAAACCAGAATCGCCATTGGATTATGCTAACAAGCTCAAATATATCATAGATAATTATGAGAAAGCATTAGCTGTTGCTAAAAAAGGGAAAATGCTAATAGAGCAATCGTATTCTCATATATCTGCTGGAGAAAAGATGCATAAATTTTTAAAATCATTATAA